Proteins from one Bacteroidota bacterium genomic window:
- a CDS encoding helix-turn-helix domain-containing protein, producing MTKDNSERAPHGTEQGSSLHPRLAWMICYDETGSAQEVCKRFGISRKTFYKWLKRYRQSGSDTKSLVDQSRRPHHFPSATPEASVQLLKRLKEQTGFGQRRLKAILQEKHNIKISERTIWKILKRLEDAETGSHGVLGNDLHTLNQQSAFRH from the coding sequence ATGACAAAAGACAACAGCGAACGTGCTCCGCATGGAACCGAGCAGGGTTCATCGTTACATCCGCGACTTGCCTGGATGATTTGTTACGATGAAACGGGAAGCGCGCAAGAGGTGTGCAAACGGTTCGGGATCAGTCGCAAGACGTTCTATAAGTGGCTGAAGCGATACCGTCAATCGGGAAGTGATACAAAAAGCCTGGTTGACCAATCGCGCCGGCCGCATCATTTCCCGAGTGCAACACCCGAAGCAAGCGTGCAATTGCTGAAGCGCTTGAAGGAACAGACCGGATTCGGTCAGCGCAGGCTCAAAGCAATACTGCAGGAAAAACACAACATCAAAATCTCCGAGCGCACAATCTGGAAAATACTCAAGCGTCTTGAAGATGCAGAAACCGGATCTCACGGTGTGCTGGGGAATGATCTCCATACCCTGAATCAGCAGTCCGCGTTTCGTCACTAA
- a CDS encoding YbaK/EbsC family protein → MSATNELFRYLQNNGVEFRVHSHLPAFSAHDVALATHVPENQTAKALVVKAGMQSWLVVLRADYRIDQRKLRDALETHNIHLVPEEELDHLFPNCEIGAMPPFGNLYGMPVIVDKALANQKEIVFNACTHTESVRMRFEDFERLANPMIVEFAVHKNHIEEHVG, encoded by the coding sequence ATGTCAGCCACGAATGAGCTCTTCCGCTACCTTCAAAACAACGGGGTTGAATTCCGCGTTCACAGCCATTTGCCCGCATTCTCGGCACACGATGTCGCGTTGGCAACACATGTTCCCGAAAATCAAACTGCAAAAGCGCTTGTCGTGAAGGCAGGCATGCAAAGCTGGCTGGTTGTTCTTCGCGCCGACTACCGCATTGACCAACGCAAGCTGCGGGATGCGCTGGAAACACACAACATCCATCTTGTTCCTGAAGAAGAACTCGACCACCTGTTTCCGAATTGCGAGATCGGGGCAATGCCGCCGTTCGGCAACCTCTACGGCATGCCTGTCATCGTTGACAAAGCCCTCGCAAATCAGAAAGAGATTGTGTTCAATGCCTGCACACACACGGAGTCGGTAAGAATGCGATTCGAAGATTTCGAGCGGCTCGCCAATCCAATGATCGTCGAATTCGCTGTTCATAAAAATCACATCGAGGAACACGTCGGATAG
- a CDS encoding T9SS type A sorting domain-containing protein codes for MNYPGSTSATRNPEFRKVMHGLSPDILVVQEMTSAAGMSEFQSAVLDLVAPATFAHVPFNDGPDSDNGLFYRTDTWDFVRASYISTALRDIAGYVVRPKYSADELHIYSVHLKASSGSSNEQLRLDEATILRDHLNSLPAGTQFVIVGDYNIYRSSEPAWQKLIGNETINTGRAFDPLNMTGTWNSITFSQHHTQSPRVRSFGGGATGGLDDRFDIILTSSTMADRIITSSYTAYGNDGNHYNDSINRLPNTAVPDSIAHALHNASDHLPVTALFAFPRTIVPVQLASFTGSVNATGDSVVLEWRTVSETNNYGFELQRRVIADSGFVTVPNGFIPGRGTTLHPQYYRFAEVLPIPPGSLSYRLKQIDLDGTIHLFEPIHLNIVLHIPASTPISYTLSQNYPNPFNPTTRIEFSVPNTTYASIVLSDVLGREVSSLFNDTAEGGVMYSVDFNAISQSAIPLPSGVYFYRLVLKNSTGAFPISITRRMILVR; via the coding sequence TTGAACTACCCCGGGTCAACATCGGCAACACGCAATCCTGAATTCCGCAAAGTCATGCACGGGCTTTCCCCTGATATTCTTGTTGTGCAGGAGATGACGAGCGCCGCGGGGATGTCGGAATTTCAATCCGCTGTGCTTGATCTTGTTGCACCGGCAACGTTTGCGCACGTTCCGTTCAACGACGGTCCTGATTCAGACAACGGCTTGTTTTATCGGACGGATACATGGGATTTTGTGCGCGCTTCCTACATTTCCACCGCCTTGCGCGACATTGCAGGATATGTGGTGAGGCCGAAGTACTCCGCCGATGAGCTGCATATTTATTCCGTTCACCTCAAGGCAAGCAGCGGCTCATCCAACGAACAGTTACGCCTCGACGAGGCAACGATATTACGTGATCATCTCAATTCACTGCCGGCCGGAACGCAATTCGTTATCGTCGGTGACTACAATATCTACAGAAGTTCCGAGCCAGCATGGCAGAAGTTGATTGGGAATGAAACAATCAACACCGGGAGGGCTTTTGATCCGCTGAACATGACGGGAACGTGGAACAGCATTACCTTCTCCCAACACCATACACAATCGCCGCGTGTCCGCTCTTTTGGCGGAGGGGCCACAGGCGGATTGGATGATCGGTTCGACATCATCCTGACCTCAAGCACGATGGCTGACCGGATCATCACGTCCAGTTACACGGCATACGGTAACGACGGCAATCATTACAACGATTCCATAAATCGTCTACCCAATACCGCCGTTCCCGACAGTATCGCACACGCGCTCCATAACGCATCCGACCATCTGCCGGTCACAGCATTGTTTGCCTTCCCTCGCACAATTGTTCCCGTACAACTCGCGTCGTTTACAGGCAGTGTCAACGCCACAGGCGACAGTGTAGTACTGGAGTGGCGAACCGTATCCGAAACAAACAACTACGGCTTTGAACTTCAGCGGCGGGTGATTGCTGACTCCGGTTTTGTGACAGTACCAAATGGTTTCATTCCGGGTCGAGGCACAACACTGCACCCCCAGTACTACCGATTTGCTGAGGTCCTTCCCATACCGCCGGGCTCACTCTCATACCGATTGAAGCAGATTGATTTGGACGGAACGATACACCTTTTCGAACCGATCCATCTGAACATTGTACTGCACATCCCCGCCTCGACTCCGATATCGTACACACTGTCGCAAAACTATCCCAATCCGTTCAATCCGACAACTCGCATCGAGTTTTCCGTGCCCAACACGACATACGCATCAATAGTCTTGTCCGATGTTTTGGGACGTGAGGTCTCTTCGTTGTTCAATGATACCGCGGAGGGAGGAGTAATGTACTCGGTTGATTTCAATGCCATTTCACAGAGTGCCATCCCGCTTCCGAGCGGTGTCTATTTCTACAGGCTGGTGTTGAAAAATTCAACCGGAGCATTCCCTATTTCAATCACAAGGCGCATGATATTGGTTAGGTAA
- a CDS encoding aminodeoxychorismate/anthranilate synthase component II, which translates to MILIIDNYDSFTFNLVQLLAAILHDGSRQLVVRRNDETTPREIETLNPERILLSPGPGRPDKAGVSVDVVKQFGSRIPILGVCLGHQAIGSAFGARIVQAPRLMHGRTSQISHANSSVFLNVRNPFVATRYHSLVIAPESLPDELEVTATTDDGVIMGIQHKLYPVTGLQFHPESILTEEGERLLRNWLEVN; encoded by the coding sequence ATGATCCTCATAATCGACAACTATGATTCGTTCACGTTCAATCTTGTACAGCTTCTCGCTGCAATTCTCCACGATGGCTCCCGGCAGTTGGTTGTGAGGAGAAATGATGAAACCACTCCCCGTGAAATCGAAACTCTCAATCCGGAAAGGATTCTTCTATCTCCCGGTCCCGGAAGGCCGGACAAGGCGGGCGTTTCGGTCGATGTTGTAAAGCAATTCGGGTCCCGGATCCCCATCCTCGGCGTATGTCTTGGTCACCAAGCCATTGGTTCAGCATTCGGCGCAAGAATTGTTCAAGCACCAAGGCTGATGCACGGAAGAACGTCTCAAATCTCCCATGCAAACTCCTCTGTGTTTCTGAATGTCAGGAATCCGTTTGTTGCCACACGCTATCACTCCCTTGTCATTGCGCCTGAAAGTCTGCCGGACGAACTTGAAGTAACCGCAACCACGGATGATGGCGTCATCATGGGCATTCAGCACAAACTATACCCGGTAACCGGCCTTCAGTTCCATCCCGAATCAATTTTAACGGAAGAGGGTGAACGCCTGTTACGCAACTGGTTGGAAGTGAATTAA